One Candidatus Eisenbacteria bacterium DNA segment encodes these proteins:
- a CDS encoding sigma-70 family RNA polymerase sigma factor encodes MPREDSEIIEGCLKGEEAAFRALLQKYRARVFSIALRIVSNDEDARDIAQETFVRVFKSLSQFDQERSFQNWLFRIAVNLSIDLMRKRKFAFFSLSGNKEDGTKDHDIEDQSPTPDVSYESKAGAERFESLIESLPVKYKTLLVLRYKEELSYQEMAEVMGIPMGTIKARLHRGHRILRRKLETKKARAGTGLRARVVF; translated from the coding sequence TTGCCCAGAGAGGATAGCGAAATCATCGAAGGTTGTCTTAAGGGTGAGGAGGCGGCGTTCAGAGCTCTTCTCCAGAAGTACCGGGCACGGGTTTTCTCGATCGCCCTGAGGATTGTTTCGAATGATGAAGACGCCAGAGACATCGCACAAGAGACTTTTGTCAGAGTGTTCAAATCGCTCTCGCAGTTTGACCAAGAAAGGTCCTTTCAGAACTGGCTTTTCAGGATAGCCGTGAATCTTTCGATAGATTTGATGAGAAAAAGGAAGTTCGCATTCTTCTCGCTTTCGGGAAACAAGGAAGATGGCACAAAGGACCACGACATTGAAGACCAGTCTCCCACACCTGATGTCAGCTATGAAAGCAAGGCCGGAGCAGAGAGGTTTGAGTCTCTCATCGAGTCTCTTCCGGTCAAGTACAAGACTCTTCTCGTGCTCAGGTACAAGGAAGAGCTTTCTTACCAGGAAATGGCCGAGGTTATGGGAATTCCAATGGGAACGATAAAGGCAAGACTGCACAGGGGGCACCGTATCCTCCGGCGGAAGCTGGAGACCAAGAAGGCCAGAGCCGGCACAGGTCTCAGGGCGCGGGTTGTTTTCTAG
- a CDS encoding septum formation initiator family protein, translating to MSTAERIASRKLYRYRKPTYPGQSRARRLIIIFLVLWVGYIFIGGRHGIIKIITLHREKARLEKREAELRGKLKELELQSKLMQKDPFYIEKVAREDFGLAKKGEIIYRMQNSK from the coding sequence ATGAGCACCGCTGAGAGAATCGCCTCAAGAAAGCTCTATCGCTACAGGAAACCGACGTATCCTGGTCAGTCACGAGCGCGAAGGCTTATTATTATTTTTCTCGTACTCTGGGTCGGCTACATTTTTATCGGAGGCCGCCACGGAATCATAAAGATCATCACCCTCCACAGAGAAAAAGCCCGGCTCGAAAAGAGAGAAGCGGAGTTGAGAGGGAAACTCAAGGAGCTTGAGCTCCAGTCAAAGCTCATGCAGAAGGACCCCTTTTACATCGAAAAAGTAGCAAGGGAAGACTTCGGACTCGCCAAAAAGGGCGAGATAATCTACAGAATGCAGAACAGCAAGTAG
- the eno gene encoding phosphopyruvate hydratase: MTTIEFIFAREILDSRGNPTIEVEVTLSGGVTGRAAVPSGASTGKYEALELRDGGKRFGGKGVLKAVKNVIEKIAPQLIGEDAIQQNLIDKLMIELDGTPSKRNLGANAILAVSLATAKACANVLELPLYQYIGGVNAKVLPVPMMNIVNGGAHADSKLDVQEFMIVPLGFKTFSEGLRAGVETFHSLKTILKKKGYVTSVGDEGGFAPRLKNTEEVLYLICDAIDKAGYKTGDEVALGLDVAPSALYRKPRYIFPGEKKTFSSEGLIDFYEKLINKFPIVSIEDGLAEDDWSGWEKMNERLGKRVQIVGDDIFVTNPERLKKGIKQGVANSILIKLNQIGTLTETLDVIEIAKRAGYTTVISHRSGETEDTTLADVAVAVNAGLIKTGSASRTDRTAKYNRLLRIEEELGEVAEYRGWDALKRGRRPAK, encoded by the coding sequence GTGACCACGATTGAATTCATATTTGCCAGAGAGATTCTCGATTCTAGAGGAAATCCGACTATTGAAGTTGAAGTGACTCTCTCGGGCGGTGTTACTGGTAGGGCCGCTGTTCCCTCAGGCGCATCGACTGGAAAATATGAGGCGCTGGAACTCCGCGATGGAGGCAAGCGTTTCGGCGGAAAGGGTGTTCTCAAGGCAGTCAAGAATGTCATCGAAAAAATCGCACCCCAGCTCATAGGAGAAGATGCAATTCAGCAGAATCTCATTGACAAGCTGATGATTGAGCTGGACGGCACACCATCAAAGAGAAACCTTGGCGCAAACGCAATACTTGCCGTCTCCCTCGCTACTGCCAAGGCCTGTGCGAACGTTCTTGAGCTTCCACTTTATCAGTACATCGGCGGAGTGAATGCGAAGGTCCTTCCTGTCCCGATGATGAACATAGTGAATGGTGGAGCACATGCAGACAGTAAGCTGGATGTTCAGGAGTTCATGATCGTTCCGCTGGGTTTCAAAACCTTCTCGGAGGGTTTGAGGGCAGGAGTTGAAACCTTTCATTCCCTCAAGACAATCCTCAAGAAAAAGGGATATGTGACATCGGTCGGAGATGAAGGCGGATTCGCTCCGCGACTTAAGAATACCGAGGAAGTCCTTTATCTTATATGCGATGCGATTGACAAGGCCGGTTACAAGACCGGTGACGAAGTGGCACTTGGACTGGATGTTGCGCCAAGCGCACTGTACAGAAAGCCCAGGTATATCTTCCCCGGAGAAAAGAAGACGTTCAGTTCCGAGGGCCTCATTGATTTCTATGAAAAGCTCATAAACAAATTTCCAATTGTGTCTATCGAGGATGGGCTTGCAGAAGATGACTGGAGCGGATGGGAGAAGATGAATGAGAGGCTCGGCAAGAGAGTCCAGATAGTTGGCGATGATATTTTCGTGACCAACCCCGAGCGGCTGAAGAAGGGAATCAAGCAGGGCGTTGCAAACTCGATTCTCATCAAGCTCAATCAGATCGGCACTCTCACGGAAACGCTTGACGTTATCGAGATAGCGAAACGGGCAGGATATACGACTGTAATTTCACATCGCTCAGGGGAGACAGAAGATACCACGCTTGCCGATGTCGCGGTCGCTGTGAATGCCGGTCTCATAAAGACGGGCTCAGCTTCGAGAACGGACAGGACTGCGAAGTACAACAGACTCTTGAGGATCGAGGAAGAGCTTGGCGAAGTCGCGGAATACAGGGGCTGGGATGCGCTGAAGAGGGGAAGGCGTCCCGCAAAATAG